The following coding sequences are from one Pusillimonas sp. DMV24BSW_D window:
- a CDS encoding aromatic-ring-hydroxylating dioxygenase subunit beta: MLLDRTFDFSVEPVATISPSLETYHSIQQYLYHEARLLDDRKLDEWLKLWTPEGRYWVPRKQGQETPFDHVSLFWEDAMLREVRVRRVNHDRNWSQHPPTYGSRLVGNVMIDGTDAAGHIIVRSSLQLTEYRLEARQLGATVYHKLAATDSGGWAIHLKRVNLTNCEGVFGMLDMHI, translated from the coding sequence ATGCTGCTTGATCGTACTTTCGATTTTTCCGTCGAACCCGTTGCCACTATTTCACCGTCGCTGGAAACTTATCACAGCATTCAGCAGTACCTTTATCATGAAGCCCGGTTGCTGGATGATCGCAAGCTGGATGAGTGGCTGAAACTCTGGACGCCGGAAGGGCGCTATTGGGTGCCGCGCAAGCAGGGCCAGGAAACCCCGTTCGATCATGTCTCCCTGTTTTGGGAAGACGCCATGCTGCGCGAGGTTCGGGTGCGCCGTGTGAACCACGATCGCAATTGGTCGCAACACCCCCCAACTTATGGCAGCCGCCTGGTTGGCAATGTCATGATCGACGGCACCGACGCCGCCGGCCATATTATTGTGCGTTCCAGCTTGCAGCTCACCGAGTATCGTTTGGAGGCGCGTCAATTAGGCGCAACGGTTTACCATAAACTGGCCGCCACAGATTCGGGCGGGTGGGCCATCCATTTGAAACGGGTCAACCTCACAAACTGTGAAGGTGTGTTCGGTATGCTGGACATGCATATTTAA
- a CDS encoding aromatic ring-hydroxylating dioxygenase subunit alpha produces the protein MSISNEEIAGLVRPDSVHKRVYTDPEIFQLEMDRIYGQAWIYVGHESQVKNPGDYITSRIGDQDVIMTRDSDGKINVLYNRCAHKGAQLVSQGSGHAGKFLRCPYHAWAYKLSGELLAVPLRRGMEGTSFDKSHPDFSMRPLARVESFCGFVFASQSPEGPDLLTFLDGAASSIQNLCDRSPEGEVEVVGGVFQVMQESNWKVFYENLHDTMHAPITHESSFMAARDEAEYLGEKPFELLIMDGNGEPYEFWEKLELRAYKNGHGYMEAIFDPAAATRDPVSRAHFESLAKVHGEEKAREILGMNRHNTVIYGSGSPHTVFQQFRVIRPISANRTLIEIQTFRLKGAPDEVFDRALTYTNIINSPSSNVMPDDIEVYRRCQDGNMTRGGDWVSQHRYAGTDKETPEGTVSTNGTSELPMRNQFAAWKQYMLSGGSAQSQEK, from the coding sequence ATGAGCATTAGCAACGAAGAAATTGCGGGGCTGGTTCGCCCAGATAGTGTGCATAAGCGGGTTTATACCGACCCAGAAATTTTCCAGTTGGAAATGGACCGCATTTATGGCCAGGCGTGGATCTACGTGGGTCATGAAAGCCAGGTAAAGAATCCGGGCGACTATATTACAAGCCGCATCGGCGACCAGGACGTCATCATGACGCGCGACAGCGACGGCAAGATCAATGTGCTGTACAACCGCTGCGCACACAAAGGCGCCCAACTGGTTTCTCAGGGTAGTGGCCATGCGGGTAAATTTCTGCGCTGCCCTTATCATGCGTGGGCTTACAAATTAAGCGGGGAATTGCTGGCAGTGCCCTTGCGCAGGGGAATGGAAGGCACCTCGTTCGACAAATCCCATCCGGATTTTTCCATGCGCCCGCTGGCGCGTGTCGAATCCTTCTGTGGTTTCGTGTTTGCCAGCCAGTCTCCGGAAGGCCCTGATCTGCTTACGTTCCTCGACGGCGCTGCGTCATCTATTCAAAATCTGTGCGATCGTTCGCCCGAAGGCGAGGTTGAAGTGGTGGGCGGTGTGTTCCAGGTGATGCAGGAATCGAACTGGAAAGTGTTTTACGAGAATTTGCACGACACGATGCATGCGCCGATTACACACGAGTCGTCTTTTATGGCGGCGCGCGATGAGGCTGAGTATTTGGGCGAAAAGCCTTTCGAGCTGTTGATTATGGATGGTAACGGCGAGCCTTATGAGTTCTGGGAAAAGCTCGAGTTGCGCGCCTACAAGAATGGCCATGGTTACATGGAGGCTATTTTTGACCCGGCCGCGGCAACGCGCGATCCTGTCTCGCGCGCACACTTTGAATCGCTGGCCAAGGTACACGGCGAGGAAAAGGCACGTGAGATTCTGGGTATGAATCGCCACAACACTGTTATTTACGGCAGCGGTTCACCGCATACGGTGTTCCAGCAGTTTCGCGTTATTCGTCCCATTAGTGCCAATCGAACGCTTATTGAAATACAAACCTTCCGCTTGAAAGGTGCGCCGGATGAGGTTTTTGATCGCGCCTTGACCTATACCAACATTATTAATTCCCCGTCGTCGAATGTCATGCCCGATGATATTGAGGTGTACCGACGTTGCCAGGACGGCAATATGACTCGGGGTGGTGATTGGGTGAGCCAGCATCGTTACGCCGGTACCGACAAAGAAACACCGGAAGGCACGGTGTCGACCAACGGAACCAGCGAATTGCCGATGCGTAACCAGTTTGCGGCCTGGAAACAATACATGTTGTCGGGCGGTAGCGCCCAGTCACAGGAGAAATAA
- a CDS encoding SDR family oxidoreductase produces MAQEQASQLALAGKVAIVTGASQGIGSDIAKVLASDGAQVVLVGLGADAGQAVAQSIGDRACFIEADVTSDEAIDRCIDFVADKFGRLDILVNNACSYVDQGLSSSRDQWFQTLNVNLISAAIFTQKVEPHMGKGSVVINLGSTGGKFGAAGRAIYPASKAAMLQITRNFAVDLAPKGIRVLSVSPAWTWSPATQSMSAGNIEVADAVGAHFHPLGRVGRGEEIGHVISFLATDKASWMTGVDIPVDGGFSMLGPDQGVSPREWFVRLGPDALA; encoded by the coding sequence TTGGCGCAAGAGCAAGCTTCCCAATTAGCATTAGCCGGAAAAGTTGCCATTGTGACCGGCGCGTCTCAAGGTATTGGCAGTGATATTGCAAAGGTGCTGGCCAGCGACGGCGCGCAGGTTGTGTTGGTGGGCCTGGGTGCCGATGCCGGGCAAGCCGTGGCGCAAAGTATCGGTGATCGTGCTTGCTTCATCGAGGCCGATGTTACGTCCGACGAAGCGATTGACCGTTGCATTGATTTTGTTGCCGACAAATTCGGGCGGCTCGATATTCTGGTGAATAACGCTTGCAGCTATGTTGACCAGGGTTTGAGTTCGTCGCGCGACCAGTGGTTTCAAACGCTGAATGTGAATTTGATTTCAGCCGCCATTTTTACCCAGAAGGTGGAGCCTCATATGGGTAAAGGTAGTGTTGTGATTAATCTGGGCAGCACCGGTGGCAAGTTCGGTGCGGCCGGTCGCGCGATTTACCCGGCATCCAAGGCGGCCATGTTGCAAATTACCCGTAACTTTGCGGTTGATCTGGCACCCAAGGGAATTCGTGTTCTGTCAGTTTCTCCGGCCTGGACCTGGTCGCCCGCAACGCAATCCATGAGTGCCGGTAATATCGAGGTGGCCGATGCGGTGGGAGCGCATTTTCATCCGTTGGGTCGAGTGGGCCGCGGCGAGGAAATTGGCCATGTGATTTCGTTTCTTGCCACCGATAAGGCGTCCTGGATGACAGGTGTGGATATTCCCGTTGACGGCGGGTTTTCCATGCTGGGGCCCGACCAGGGTGTTTCACCGCGCGAATGGTTTGTGCGCTTGGGGCCGGACGCACTTGCATAG
- the nirD gene encoding nitrite reductase small subunit NirD, with protein MPKPSQTPPWQIVCHADDLQLNAGVAVRAHGAQVAIFLTENALYAIDNIDPSCSAAVLSRGIVGDINGRLVVASPMYKQHFCLTTGQCLEDETMSVRPWPVHRGPDGSIEIGPCDNSNHEDAHHAQQRV; from the coding sequence ATGCCAAAACCAAGTCAAACACCCCCATGGCAAATTGTATGCCACGCAGACGACCTGCAACTGAATGCCGGCGTCGCCGTGCGCGCGCACGGCGCCCAGGTTGCTATTTTCCTAACAGAAAACGCACTGTATGCGATCGACAACATCGATCCATCGTGCAGTGCAGCCGTCCTTTCGCGCGGCATCGTGGGAGATATAAACGGCCGACTCGTCGTTGCCTCACCCATGTACAAACAGCACTTCTGCCTAACGACCGGACAATGCCTTGAAGACGAAACCATGTCAGTGCGACCGTGGCCAGTACATCGCGGGCCGGACGGTTCAATCGAAATAGGCCCCTGCGACAACTCTAATCATGAAGATGCCCATCATGCACAACAGCGCGTTTGA
- the cobA gene encoding uroporphyrinogen-III C-methyltransferase → MHNSAFEHEKITTTSSRPGQVWLVGAGPGDPDLITVKALKVLRAADVVIYDRLIAGDLLNCCPPQSIKLYVGKQRSRHSVPQSQINQLLVEYAQSGKKVVRLKGGDPFIFGRGGEEMMALRAHGVQVDIVPGITAASGCAAATGIPLTHRDHAGAVSLMTAHRCDGATDCDWASLTADRQRTLVFYMGLAQAQHISMELILHGLPGNTPAALISKGSTTQQKAVSCTVETLAKAATQEGLTSPCLIMVGSVVQLADPARITPASLTHFEQATAVCPE, encoded by the coding sequence ATGCACAACAGCGCGTTTGAACATGAAAAAATCACAACCACGTCCAGCCGGCCCGGCCAAGTATGGCTAGTGGGCGCCGGACCGGGGGATCCCGACCTCATCACGGTAAAAGCCCTTAAAGTGTTACGTGCTGCAGACGTCGTGATCTATGACCGACTCATCGCCGGCGACTTGCTGAATTGCTGTCCACCACAAAGCATCAAACTTTATGTAGGCAAACAACGCAGCCGACACAGCGTTCCGCAATCACAAATCAATCAATTGCTTGTCGAATATGCACAGTCTGGAAAAAAAGTAGTTCGGCTTAAAGGAGGTGATCCGTTCATCTTTGGGCGCGGAGGAGAAGAAATGATGGCGCTACGCGCGCATGGTGTACAAGTTGACATCGTTCCCGGCATCACAGCGGCGTCCGGATGCGCCGCAGCAACCGGTATTCCTTTAACTCACCGAGATCACGCCGGCGCCGTGAGCCTGATGACGGCTCACCGCTGCGACGGCGCAACGGACTGCGATTGGGCCTCGTTAACTGCAGATCGGCAGCGCACACTCGTGTTTTACATGGGCTTGGCTCAGGCCCAACACATCAGCATGGAGCTGATTTTGCATGGGTTGCCAGGCAACACACCGGCAGCCTTGATTTCTAAAGGATCAACCACACAACAAAAAGCCGTTAGCTGCACGGTGGAAACGCTGGCGAAGGCAGCAACACAAGAAGGGCTGACGTCGCCATGCCTCATCATGGTGGGCAGCGTCGTGCAATTGGCTGATCCGGCCCGCATCACCCCAGCATCCTTGACACACTTCGAACAGGCGACGGCTGTATGCCCCGAATAA
- a CDS encoding MFS transporter, which yields MPTKATRITLFSLGSAQMRVFHLTWMAFFVCFFAWFASAPLMPLIAKEFSLTPAQIANINIAAVMATIMVRLIVGPLCDRYGPRRVYSGLLAFGAIPVIAVSFTHDYLTFLICRLGIGAVGASFVITQYHTSVMFASNVVGTANATTAGWGNAGAGAAQTLVPLLLAGALLLGFDDSQAWRLALLVPGVAMLVMAVMYWRYTQDCPKGNYAELRSRGDLVEAGKRGGWSSFRAACSNYRVWMLFITYGACFGVEVFMHNMAALYYVDRFQLTLGQAGMAAGVFGLLALFARALGGWLSDRVALRKGLEWRAILLFSLILGEGLGLLWFAYSDVVAMALAAMVVFGLFTHMACGATYALVPFVDSKALGGVAGIVGAGGNVGAVGAAFLMKGVGEAQQTLVLLGFVVMASAVCALAVRFGVQHKRQTHETSLSTRALADV from the coding sequence ATGCCTACTAAAGCGACTCGCATCACCTTGTTTAGTCTTGGTTCTGCGCAAATGCGCGTTTTCCATTTGACCTGGATGGCGTTCTTTGTTTGTTTTTTTGCCTGGTTTGCCAGCGCGCCCCTGATGCCGCTCATAGCAAAAGAATTTAGCTTAACGCCTGCACAGATAGCCAATATCAATATTGCAGCAGTCATGGCAACCATTATGGTTCGTCTCATTGTGGGCCCCTTATGTGATCGTTATGGGCCGCGTCGCGTGTATTCGGGCTTGCTGGCTTTTGGGGCTATACCGGTGATCGCGGTTTCATTTACACATGATTATCTGACCTTTCTGATTTGCCGTTTGGGTATTGGCGCAGTTGGTGCCAGTTTTGTAATTACGCAATATCACACCTCGGTGATGTTTGCCTCTAATGTGGTTGGTACGGCTAATGCCACCACGGCGGGATGGGGCAATGCAGGTGCCGGCGCTGCGCAAACGTTGGTTCCCCTTTTGCTGGCGGGCGCGTTGTTGCTTGGCTTTGATGACTCTCAGGCCTGGCGTCTGGCGTTGTTGGTGCCTGGTGTCGCTATGCTGGTGATGGCGGTGATGTACTGGCGCTATACGCAAGATTGCCCCAAGGGCAATTATGCCGAGTTGCGTTCCCGGGGTGATCTGGTTGAGGCCGGTAAACGGGGCGGGTGGTCCAGTTTTCGGGCGGCTTGCTCGAACTACCGGGTTTGGATGCTGTTCATAACCTATGGCGCTTGCTTTGGCGTTGAAGTGTTTATGCATAACATGGCTGCTTTGTATTACGTCGACCGTTTTCAATTAACACTGGGTCAGGCAGGCATGGCTGCCGGTGTATTCGGCCTGTTGGCGTTGTTTGCACGTGCTTTGGGTGGCTGGTTGTCGGATCGGGTTGCCTTACGCAAAGGTCTGGAATGGCGGGCCATTTTGCTGTTTTCTTTGATTCTAGGTGAAGGATTGGGCCTGTTGTGGTTCGCCTATTCAGATGTTGTGGCCATGGCGCTGGCGGCAATGGTGGTGTTTGGTTTGTTTACGCATATGGCGTGTGGGGCAACTTACGCGTTGGTGCCGTTTGTTGATTCGAAAGCATTGGGCGGCGTGGCGGGCATTGTGGGGGCGGGCGGTAATGTAGGCGCGGTGGGTGCCGCTTTTCTGATGAAGGGCGTGGGAGAAGCGCAGCAGACTTTGGTGTTGCTTGGTTTCGTTGTCATGGCATCGGCCGTCTGTGCGTTGGCCGTTCGCTTTGGTGTTCAGCACAAGAGGCAGACGCATGAGACGTCTTTGTCGACTCGTGCCCTCGCTGATGTTTAA
- a CDS encoding siroheme synthase — MPRITPLYPIFADLAARPVLVVGGGAVAERKVRSLLNAGAEVHVGAPALTETLARWADERRLKHIDGMFQAQWLDNMWLVIAATNHREVNAKVKQAADDRGLLSNVVDDPALSSFQVPSVVDRAPLTIAISSAGVAPVLARRLRECMEAMFDHALADLAKLAGHYRAAIRHAYPNTGARRRFYDWLFDGPIPILLRQGKHLEAEQALISNLANPDTWPARVVTWIDPGPGDPGLLTLNGLRALNEADIVVHDSHIEEPLLSLARRDADRRLISGELLHHTEMLKEYLLKLFEDYQRVALVISNSALLRVEQRELTEQLSHRGVLTNIVRGVSAQS, encoded by the coding sequence ATGCCCCGAATAACTCCGCTCTACCCAATCTTCGCCGATCTTGCAGCACGTCCTGTTCTGGTTGTCGGCGGCGGCGCCGTTGCCGAACGAAAAGTACGATCATTACTGAATGCCGGGGCAGAGGTACACGTGGGTGCACCGGCGCTAACTGAAACACTAGCTCGGTGGGCGGATGAAAGACGCCTAAAACATATTGACGGCATGTTCCAGGCGCAATGGCTTGACAACATGTGGCTGGTCATCGCCGCCACCAATCATCGCGAAGTAAACGCCAAAGTGAAACAAGCCGCAGACGATCGTGGCCTGCTGAGCAATGTAGTCGATGACCCTGCGCTCTCGTCTTTTCAGGTCCCTTCTGTGGTCGACCGCGCGCCACTGACAATCGCCATATCGTCGGCCGGAGTCGCCCCGGTACTGGCACGGCGCTTACGCGAATGCATGGAAGCAATGTTCGACCATGCGTTGGCGGATCTGGCAAAACTGGCAGGTCATTATCGGGCTGCCATTCGCCACGCATACCCAAACACAGGTGCACGACGACGCTTTTACGACTGGCTTTTTGATGGACCGATACCAATTTTGTTGCGCCAGGGGAAACACCTTGAAGCGGAGCAAGCCCTGATCTCAAACCTTGCCAACCCGGACACTTGGCCCGCCCGCGTGGTAACCTGGATCGACCCAGGGCCGGGAGACCCTGGGCTATTGACCCTAAACGGCTTGCGTGCATTAAACGAAGCGGACATCGTAGTGCATGATAGCCACATTGAAGAGCCCTTACTTTCATTGGCCCGACGCGATGCCGACCGACGCCTCATTAGCGGCGAACTGCTGCACCACACGGAAATGCTAAAAGAATATCTGCTTAAACTCTTCGAGGACTACCAACGCGTTGCCCTCGTCATATCAAACAGCGCTTTACTTCGCGTTGAACAACGCGAACTGACTGAGCAATTGAGCCATCGTGGGGTGCTAACCAACATAGTACGAGGCGTGAGCGCTCAATCGTGA
- a CDS encoding bifunctional nitrate reductase/sulfite reductase flavoprotein subunit alpha: MIDKQVKTVCPYCGVGCGMVLHVKDNEVVKLEGDPDHPANRGRLCTKGKTAHQVLRHSARLESAYVRQAREADPVPLQVSQAIEQTAARLRSVLDTHGPDAVSLYVSGQMSIEAQYLANKLAKGFIRTRHIESNSRLCMASAASGYKLSLGADGPPGSYDDFDRADVFLVIGSNMADCHPVLFLRMMERVKAGAKLIVVDPRRTATAEKADLFLQVKSGSDIALLNGLLHLLQVRGKLDLAFIESFTQGWEAMSDLLADYPPSKVTELTGLTERQLELAAQWIADADEFMSCWTMGLNQSTHGVWNTNALCNLHLATGKICRPGSGPFSLTGQPNAMGGREMGYMGAGLPGQRSALSAVDRHFVEDAWAVPRGTIPAQESGGTIDLFSSMAIGKIKACWIMCSNPVATVANRRSVIEGLQKAELVIVQDAFLDTETTRFADIVLPAALWAEGDGVMVNSERNLTLMRQAVDPPGQALPDWRLIAEVAKALGYEADFDYACAEEVFAELAQFANPVTGYDIRGVNHARLRESPIQWPCAPQSTQTRYPIRYLQQEEQSCSVSASSSATGPVFPTVSGRAMFYARPHVDPVELSDVDYPMVLNTGRVQHQWHTLTKTGKVSMLNRMNPGPFLELHPDDAAALEVVDQDSVQLTSRRGTAVLPALVTDRVMPGNCFAPMHWNDAFGEDLCVNALTHDAVDPLSLQPGFKISAVTVSRVAQHNKVQEGRVDDQQARLDALAAYVCVTDTEPPQLNETEQVYLAGYLGGLRMDQSAQTEAVPVLPAHAPFSERTRTWLDGLLAGLYSRSREALHDDDTKSRHISDTGAEIVAAARTVRVRPKVLLLWASQTGNVESLTDRYATQLMNSGFEIRMACMSDYPVADLTKAEYVLLMSSTFGDGEPPDNGRDFWLGLQAPDAPRLEEVCYAVLAFGDRLYDAFCGHGRHLDSQFEVLGATRLMERVECDADYLSRSDRWLEQTIDCIKAHDDTRRAKTPNGGLTGRSQPTKVRPAPASLQTNICLNGEGSGKDTRFLALSTQDLALDYEAGDALGVWPSNCPELVCELLQQTSLDGNVAVNVPGVGELPLADALTRHFDMTRVHPDSLKIVAEMSKSRTLKDLLADEHKQKLKQWLWGRQLVDVLHEFPVSIDAEGLLAMLRPMTPRLYSIASSPLVHPGEIHLTVSTVRYRNDRKWRKGVASTFLADRASDVSVPSFVQKSAHFHLPVDGDTPIIMVGPGTGIAPFRGFLHERRARGSKGSNWLFFGERYAATDFYYENEFRQMASDGFLTRLDVAFSRDQSQKVYVQDRMLEQGAQLWAWLQDGARFYVCGDAMRMAKDVDTALRRIAAQYGGLSDEQVGEFMSRLTRERRYIRDVY, from the coding sequence ATGATTGATAAACAGGTCAAAACAGTATGCCCTTATTGTGGTGTTGGGTGCGGCATGGTGTTGCACGTTAAGGATAACGAGGTGGTAAAGCTGGAAGGTGACCCTGACCACCCCGCCAACCGTGGGCGCTTGTGTACCAAGGGAAAGACGGCACATCAGGTGTTGCGTCATTCCGCCCGCCTGGAAAGTGCTTATGTTCGCCAGGCGCGTGAAGCCGATCCAGTTCCGCTGCAAGTCTCTCAGGCAATTGAGCAAACGGCGGCCCGTTTACGCAGTGTGCTGGACACGCATGGCCCAGATGCGGTGTCGCTTTATGTGTCGGGACAAATGTCGATTGAGGCGCAATACCTGGCCAACAAGCTGGCTAAAGGCTTTATCCGCACCCGTCATATTGAGTCCAATTCCCGTTTGTGCATGGCCAGTGCCGCCAGTGGTTATAAGCTTTCATTGGGCGCCGATGGCCCCCCAGGGTCATATGATGATTTTGACCGGGCTGACGTGTTCCTGGTCATTGGTTCAAATATGGCCGACTGCCATCCTGTTTTGTTTTTACGCATGATGGAGCGCGTTAAAGCCGGCGCAAAATTGATTGTTGTGGACCCGCGCCGAACGGCTACTGCTGAAAAGGCAGATTTGTTTTTACAGGTGAAGTCCGGTAGCGACATTGCTTTGTTAAATGGCTTGCTGCATTTGTTGCAAGTGAGGGGCAAGCTTGATTTGGCGTTCATTGAGTCGTTTACTCAAGGTTGGGAGGCGATGTCTGATTTGTTGGCTGATTATCCGCCGTCAAAGGTCACCGAGTTAACTGGTTTAACCGAGAGGCAATTGGAGTTGGCTGCGCAGTGGATCGCCGATGCAGATGAGTTCATGAGTTGCTGGACCATGGGGTTAAACCAGAGTACACACGGCGTTTGGAATACCAACGCTTTGTGTAACTTGCATCTGGCTACCGGTAAGATTTGCCGACCTGGGAGTGGGCCGTTTTCGTTAACGGGACAGCCCAATGCCATGGGTGGGCGCGAAATGGGGTATATGGGCGCTGGTCTGCCGGGCCAGCGGTCGGCGTTGTCAGCGGTTGATCGGCATTTCGTTGAAGATGCCTGGGCGGTCCCAAGGGGGACGATCCCGGCGCAAGAAAGCGGTGGCACGATAGATTTATTTTCCAGTATGGCAATCGGAAAGATTAAGGCATGTTGGATTATGTGCAGTAACCCGGTGGCAACGGTGGCGAACCGTCGTTCCGTCATTGAAGGTCTCCAGAAGGCTGAGTTAGTGATTGTTCAGGACGCCTTCCTGGATACCGAAACGACGCGGTTTGCTGACATAGTGTTGCCGGCGGCCCTTTGGGCCGAAGGTGACGGTGTGATGGTTAACTCGGAGCGTAATCTTACATTGATGCGCCAAGCAGTCGATCCGCCCGGGCAGGCATTGCCGGATTGGCGCTTGATCGCTGAAGTAGCGAAAGCCTTGGGCTATGAGGCGGATTTCGATTATGCCTGCGCGGAAGAAGTGTTCGCCGAGTTGGCTCAGTTTGCGAACCCTGTCACTGGTTATGATATTCGGGGCGTAAACCATGCGCGGTTGCGTGAGTCGCCGATTCAGTGGCCTTGCGCTCCTCAATCAACGCAAACGCGTTACCCAATTCGCTATCTGCAACAAGAAGAGCAGTCTTGTTCAGTATCGGCGAGCTCCTCCGCAACTGGTCCTGTTTTTCCAACGGTGTCTGGTCGGGCAATGTTTTATGCCAGGCCTCATGTGGATCCTGTTGAGCTGTCGGACGTCGACTATCCTATGGTGTTGAACACGGGTCGGGTACAGCATCAATGGCATACCTTGACCAAGACGGGTAAGGTTTCCATGCTGAACAGAATGAATCCGGGCCCGTTTCTTGAGTTGCATCCAGACGATGCTGCCGCGCTGGAAGTCGTTGATCAGGATAGTGTTCAACTAACGTCTCGTCGAGGTACGGCGGTGTTACCGGCGCTCGTGACAGACCGGGTCATGCCGGGTAACTGCTTTGCTCCGATGCATTGGAATGATGCGTTTGGCGAAGACCTGTGTGTGAATGCGCTCACTCACGATGCGGTTGATCCGCTATCTCTTCAGCCGGGTTTCAAGATAAGTGCGGTCACTGTTTCACGTGTAGCACAGCACAATAAAGTTCAGGAAGGTCGTGTTGACGATCAACAGGCCCGTTTGGACGCTTTGGCAGCCTATGTCTGTGTAACTGATACTGAGCCCCCGCAGTTGAATGAAACCGAACAGGTTTATCTGGCTGGTTATTTGGGAGGGTTGCGCATGGATCAGTCTGCCCAAACAGAGGCGGTTCCTGTGTTGCCGGCCCATGCCCCCTTTTCAGAGCGTACGCGAACCTGGCTTGATGGTTTACTGGCGGGGCTGTACAGCCGCAGCAGGGAGGCGCTGCACGATGACGACACGAAAAGCCGCCATATTTCAGATACGGGGGCGGAAATTGTGGCCGCTGCTCGCACCGTAAGGGTACGTCCTAAAGTGCTGTTGCTGTGGGCTTCTCAAACTGGAAATGTTGAGTCGCTGACAGATCGCTATGCCACGCAATTAATGAATTCGGGATTCGAGATACGTATGGCCTGCATGTCGGATTACCCGGTGGCTGATTTGACCAAGGCGGAGTACGTTTTATTAATGAGCAGTACCTTCGGCGATGGTGAGCCGCCCGACAATGGCCGCGATTTCTGGCTGGGGCTTCAGGCTCCGGATGCACCGCGTCTGGAAGAGGTTTGTTACGCCGTACTTGCCTTCGGTGATCGGCTCTATGATGCGTTTTGTGGTCACGGCCGTCATCTTGACTCCCAGTTTGAAGTGCTGGGCGCGACACGCCTAATGGAACGTGTTGAGTGTGATGCCGATTATTTGAGCCGGTCGGATCGTTGGCTTGAGCAGACCATTGATTGCATCAAAGCGCACGACGATACGCGTCGTGCGAAAACTCCGAACGGTGGCCTGACCGGCCGCTCTCAGCCTACCAAAGTGCGCCCTGCGCCTGCAAGCCTGCAAACCAACATTTGCCTGAATGGAGAAGGGTCCGGGAAGGACACGCGCTTTTTGGCGTTGTCTACGCAGGATCTTGCATTGGATTATGAAGCGGGTGATGCGCTTGGCGTTTGGCCGAGTAATTGCCCGGAACTTGTGTGCGAATTGTTGCAGCAAACCTCACTAGATGGCAATGTTGCCGTTAACGTGCCAGGGGTTGGGGAATTGCCGCTTGCCGACGCATTAACCCGGCATTTCGATATGACCCGTGTGCACCCGGATAGCTTGAAGATTGTGGCTGAAATGAGCAAGAGCCGCACGCTTAAGGATTTATTGGCTGATGAGCATAAGCAGAAGCTCAAGCAGTGGTTGTGGGGGCGTCAACTGGTTGATGTGTTGCATGAGTTTCCTGTGTCGATTGATGCCGAAGGGCTGTTGGCAATGCTTAGGCCAATGACGCCACGACTGTATTCCATTGCGTCCAGTCCGTTGGTGCACCCTGGTGAGATTCACCTCACTGTCTCGACGGTACGTTATCGCAATGACCGAAAATGGCGTAAAGGTGTTGCGTCAACGTTTCTGGCTGATCGGGCGAGTGATGTAAGCGTACCTTCTTTCGTACAAAAATCGGCGCATTTTCATTTGCCTGTTGATGGCGATACGCCGATTATCATGGTGGGTCCTGGTACGGGCATTGCGCCATTTCGTGGATTTTTGCATGAACGCCGTGCCCGCGGGAGTAAGGGGTCGAATTGGCTTTTTTTCGGCGAGCGTTATGCTGCAACCGACTTTTATTACGAAAATGAGTTCAGGCAAATGGCTTCAGACGGGTTTCTGACGCGACTGGATGTAGCGTTTTCGCGCGATCAGTCGCAGAAAGTTTATGTGCAGGATCGGATGTTGGAGCAGGGCGCGCAATTGTGGGCATGGCTTCAGGACGGCGCCCGATTTTACGTGTGTGGAGACGCCATGCGTATGGCTAAAGACGTGGACACTGCATTGCGACGGATTGCTGCACAGTATGGCGGTTTATCTGATGAGCAGGTAGGTGAATTTATGAGTCGTCTGACGCGTGAGCGACGTTATATTCGTGATGTGTATTAA